In one window of Gossypium arboreum isolate Shixiya-1 chromosome 4, ASM2569848v2, whole genome shotgun sequence DNA:
- the LOC108460165 gene encoding 40S ribosomal protein S17-like, with protein MGRVRTKTVKKSSRQVIERYYSRMTLDFHTNKKIIEEVAIIPSKRLRNKIAGFSTHLMKRIQKGPVRGISLKLQEEERERRMDFVPDESAIKVDQIEVDKETLDMLSVLGMGDIPGLVKVDPVAVSVPQVGFGRGGGPGRRF; from the coding sequence ATGGGTCGCGTTCGCACAAAGACGGTGAAGAAATCGTCCCGTCAGGTAATCGAGCGGTACTATTCTCGAATGACCCTCGATTTTCACACCAACAAAAAGATTATCGAAGAAGTAGCTATAATCCCATCCAAGAGGCTCCGTAACAAGATTGCCGGTTTCTCGACCCATCTTATGAAACGTATCCAGAAAGGACCAGTTCGCGGGATTTCTCTTAAGCTTCAAGAAGAAGAGCGCGAGCGTCGCATGGATTTTGTCCCCGATGAATCGGCCATCAAGGTCGACCAAATCGAAGTTGATAAGGAAACACTTGATATGCTTTCGGTTCTTGGAATGGGTGATATTCCCGGCCTTGTTAAGGTTGACCCGGTTGCTGTTTCGGTTCCTCAAGTTGGGTTCGGTCGCGGTGGTGGACCCGGGAGGAGGTTTTGA
- the LOC108460164 gene encoding COP1-interactive protein 1 isoform X2 has product MATEAEIIPEPISVAKAEEEISKPSLDLKKSEGGVAEPAGMDECLDKATNEELASNNGVEALSAVSQGNPEISKGESFSMSPEVSVTCGMPDQNTIDDTPLKADKILENDGKMSKSEATADHDSSPEEKCGSIVEETSQNADVGSNKQEANLELKKQALSDNHDLIIESSNEANEIVSKDDHSDIVQEKLEEKSIEETKDTEPEKLPAIVGKEESAEATDLIETSAREKDQIISDSIGDTLTSKVAETSEIKDNETTLEISEIAKKENENPHEEATCMHEPAAEVETKLEEVSKELEEHPIADISSSSTGDETMKESTEENESIPLKLTENASPSLEIEDSKKDTEERTLVEGSIDTADRESAPAAAKPEETKLKEAPISDILSSMISDETLKESKKEDQSTPLKAISSSELEDSNKDAEEKTLVEESIDAADRESAPAAVEPEETKLKAAEADAEEKKQETENVVATEENSLATTEHESVHVDGADNEVEQDKSSQSCEKDMEISREEDGMQDKVPYEHSETPLPQATDEKLMEKADDPTIESKETGPEHLAEESYVHTEQETGECISVAKTSQDEQLSDLGLEKEKIKDGKPSDEAVDSGDTSGMYKDVEKAIQEEGNLAESLAETEVPKGAQDQIPEVINMNDNEGKSKKPIPELSKSQADETITEVQNQESEKQINEELSDKPEVEQNAYEVTKAVILSEEVEDYSSISKECLKEGDSKEQVEAKNLEVEDHSIKDRGASLIVESEDRRQDQESGDPVSTGTKEAESEEKIKDIVDESKHDCQDKSHEIVTEVGAETSLDNTKVNEELVNLSSVKTSLETCESDANQETKDVENPQHELEKIESALEPEVNEVEQAKAVPETSPECLSQSVQTSTATLASVEEIKTTQLSEKIEEQIQEVAEIVKHESSEDSSETKTIEEVSLQKEEETEPKVVSVEETVVDQGLQNEELKDQIQTTSSTLPSKDELSDAKQTAEICLEKEEVDELGDGKKAETGAACAIQVEEPKDQILASALPEAVAGQETTVAQASITEEPTKLETKEDDKTMETEVKEGESPEKIKEQATEIEGASNVEVETSEKAFDNELIKEELVKAIDEENQCDKTNEIIVNEVSKEEVQGVAETSYLTSEPELPVKDGLGEDELKGKLIEDKASETTQTEEQVVEAQKMSENEIAEKQIVCEDKTVGNPAQASVAKIETATVVQEESSLELPKSDPEGTKGSDNQISRELEPIENTEITSSPVKEHVPIDLQDKVAESSEKAEVEDVKEVYLKEAEVGHGGNKITDKSSEEITKKSTSVEDSTEIKELKDEHAGDKTNETSETPILENQNEKLTVEALKDDGSNNNFKKEIVEEDRTVKDHEQAPVAVKEAITVPGEAIEKPEARDLQPEKAEVDNGEEKTDNSGVEIKLEPASTGSGNLLLSDLLQQSTEKKVEVAERVIEERELTVSKEAATVEAAGTIQAKELKTDEVPEGEEQNKTDSGSDAPVMVEAPREAETKPPKKSQNILSGVGSKVKNSISKVKKAITGKSSHPKEPKAISPK; this is encoded by the exons ATGGCAACTGAAGCAGAAATCATTCCAGAACCCATTTCTGTAGCG AAAGCAGAAGAGGAGATTAGCAAACCTAGTTTGGATTTGAAGAAATCCGAAGGTGGAGTCGCTGAACCTGCCGGAATGGATGAATGTTTGGACAAAGCAACCAACGAAGAATTAGCCAGTAATAATGGGGTTGAAGCCTTGAGTGCTGTCTCTCAAGGGAATCCAGAAATATCCAAGGGTGAAAGTTTTTCAATGTCACCTGAGGTTTCTGTGACCTGTGGAATGCCAGATCAAAACACAATTGATGACACTCCATTGAAAGCTGATAAGATACTGGAGAATGATGGAAAGATGTCGAAGAGTGAGGCAACTGCAGACCATGATTCTTCTCCGGAAGAGAAATGTGGGAGTATTGTAGAAGAAACAAGCCAAAATGCTGATGTTGGGTCCAATAAACAAGAGGCTAACTTAGAGCTCAAGAAACAAGCTTTAAGTGATAACCATGATCTGATAATTGAAAGCTCGAATGAGGCTAATGAAATAGTTAGCAAGGACGATCACTCTGATATTGTTCAAGAGAAACTTGAAGAGAAAAGCATTGAAGAAACAAAAGACACCGAACCAGAGAAGCTGCCTGCTATAGTGGGAAAGGAAGAGAGTGCTGAGGCAACTGATCTGATTGAAACATCAGCAAGAGAAAAGGACCAAATCATTTCTGATAGCATTGGAGACACCTTAACCTCGAAAGTAGCTGAAACCTCAGAGATCAAGGACAATGAAACAACCTTGGAAATCAGTGAGATCGCCAAGAAAGAGAATGAGAATCCACACGAGGAGGCCACTTGCATGCATGAACCTGCAGCGGAAGTGGAAACAAAGCTTGAAGAG GTGAGTAAAGAACTGGAGGAACATCCTATAGCTGACATCTCGAGTTCATCGACTGGCGATGAAACCATGAAAGAAAGCACAGAGGAAAATGAAAGCATCCCATTGAAGTTAACAGAAAAT GCAAGCCCTTCATTAGAAATTGAAGACTCAAAAAAGGATACTGAAGAGAGAACCTTAGTAGAAGGAAGTATTGATACTGCTGACCGGGAATCAGCACCGGCTGCAGCAAAACCAGAAGAGACAAAGCTAAAGGAAGCTCCTATATCTGACATCTTGAGCTCAATGATTAGTGATGAAACTTTGAAGGAAAGCAAAAAGGAAGATCAAAGCACCCCATTGAAG GCAATCTCTTCATCTGAGCTTGAGGACTCAAACAAGGATGCTGAAGAGAAAACCTTAGTAGAAGAAAGTATCGATGCTGCTGACAGGGAATCTGCACCGGCTGCAGTGGAACCAGAAGAGACAAAGCTAAAGGCAGCTGAAGCAGATGCAGAAGAGAAAAAGCAGGAAACAGAAAATGTTGTTGCCACTGAAGAAAACAGCCTAGCAACAACCGAACATGAAAGTGTCCACGTAGATGGTGCAGACAATGAGGTGGAACAGGACAAGTCCTCCCAATCATGCGAGAAGGACATGGAGATATCCAGGGAAGAAGATGGAATGCAGGATAAAGTTCCATATGAGCACTCTGAAACTCCTTTGCCACAAGCAACAGATGAGAAATTAATGGAAAAGGCAGATGATCCAACAATAGAGTCCAAAGAGACTGGGCCGGAGCACTTGGCCGAGGAATCATATGTGCATACAGAACAGGAGACTGGAGAATGCATCTCTGTAGCAAAAACATCGCAAGATGAACAATTATCAGATTTAGGATTGGAAAAAGAGAAGATCAAAGATGGAAAGCCATCAGATGAAGCCGTGGATTCAGGAGACACCTCGGGCATGTACAAAGATGTCGAAAAGGCCATCCAAGAAGAAGGTAATTTAGCTGAGAGCTTGGCAGAAACTGAAGTGCCAAAAGGAGCTCAGGATCAGATTCCCGAGGTCATAAACATGAATGATAATGAAGGAAAAAGTAAGAAACCAATCCCCGAACTGAGCAAGAGCCAAGCTGATGAAACCATCACCGAGGTTCAGAACCAAGAAAGTGAAAAACAGATAAACGAGGAACTGTCAGACAAACCCGAGGTTGAACAAAATGCCTATGAGGTTACCAAGGCTGTCATCTTGTCTGAAGAG GTGGAAGACTACAGTTCCATCTCAAAAGAATGTCTGAAGGAAGGAGACTCGAAGGAACAGGTAGAAGCGAAAAACTTGGAGGTTGAAGATCATTCAATCAAGGACCGAGGAGCATCCCTCATCGTAGAATCGGAAGATAGGAGACAGGATCAAGAGTCTGGAGACCCTGTAAGTACAGGCACCAAAGAAGCAGAATCAGAAGAAAAAATTAAGGACATTGTTGATGAATCCAAGCATGATTGTCAAGACAAGAGTCATGAAATTGTGACAGAAGTCGGAGCTGAGACAAGCTTAGACAACACCAAGGTGAATGAGGAGCTTGTGAATTTGAGCTCAGTCAAGACGAGTCTAGAAACTTGTGAGAGTGACGCTAATCAAGAGACTAAAGACGTCGAAAATCCACAACATGAACTGGAGAAAATAGAATCAGCCTTGGAACCAGAAGTGAATGAAGTTGAACAAGCCAAAGCTGTGCCTGAAACATCACCCGAATGCTTATCTCAAAGTGTTCAAACTTCTACAGCGACGTTGGCTTCCGTGGAAGAAATCAAAACCACACAATTGAGTGAGAAGATAGAAGAACAGATACAAGAGGTTGCTGAAATAGTTAAACATGAGAGTTCGGAGGATTCTTCGGAAACAAAAACAATAGAAGAGGTAAGCTTGCAAAAGGAAGAAGAGACAGAGCCCAAGGTTGTTTCAGTAGAAGAAACCGTAGTTGATCAGGGTCTTCAAAATGAGGAACTCAAAGATCAAATTCAGACAACATCTTCGACATTGCCTTCTAAGGATGAATTATCTGATGCAAAGCAAACAGCAGAGATATGCTTGGAAAAAGAAGAGGTTGATGAGCTTGGAGATGGTAAGAAAGCTGAAACTGGTGCTGCTTGTGCTATTCAAGTGGAGGAACCAAAGGATCAAATTCTAGCTTCAGCATTGCCTGAAGCTGTTGCGGGTCAAGAAACTACTGTTGCTCAAGCTTCAATAACTGAGGAACCAACTAAGCTTGAAACAAAGGAAGATGATAAAACAATGGAAACTGAAGTGAAAGAAGGTGAGAGTCCAGAGAAGATCAAAGAACAAGCAACAGAGATTGAAGGAGCCTCAAATGTTGAAGTTGAGACAAGTGAAAAGGCTTTTGACAATGAATTAATCAAAGAGGAACTTGTCAAAGCAATAGATGAAGAAAATCAGTGTGACAAAACAAATGAAATCATAGTGAATGAAGTTTCAAAAGAAGAG GTTCAGGGAGTTGCTGAAACATCTTATCTGACTTCAGAACCAGAACTGCCAGTGAAAGATGGCCTTGGAGAAGACGAGCTAAAGGGTAAACTGATTGAAGACAAAGCATCGGAAACCACTCAAACTGAAGAG CAAGTTGTGGAAGCTCAAAAGATGAGTGAAAATGAGATAGCTGAAAAGCAGATTGTTTGTGAGGATAAAACTGTTGGAAATCCTGCCCAAGCTTCAGTTGCAAAGATAGAAACCGcaacagtggtacaagag GAGTCAAGCTTAGAATTACCAAAGTCAGATCCAGAAGGCACCAAGGGTTCAGATAATCAGATTTCCAGGGAATTAGAGCCGATTGAAAACACAGAGATAACAAGTTCACCAGTTAAAGAACATGTTCCAATAGATTTGCAGGACAAAGTTGCAGAATCCTCTGAGAAAGCTGAAGTTGAAGATGTCAAAGAGGTTTACCTAAAGGAAGCAGAAGTTGGCCATGGTGGAAACAAAATAACAGACAAATCCAGTGAAGAAATAACCAAGAAGTCTACATCGGTGGAGGATTCAACTGAG ATTAAGGAGCTAAAGGATGAACATGCGGGAGACAAGACAAATGAAACCTCAGAAACCCCAATATTAGAAAATCAAAATGAGAAG CTCACTGTGGAAGCTCTAAAGGACGATGGTTCAAACAACAATTTTAAGAAAGAGATTGTTGAAGAAGATCGAACTGTGAAGGATCACGAACAAGCGCCAGTTGCCGTGAAAGAAGCCATAACT GTTCCAGGAGAAGCCATTGAGAAGCCTGAAGCAAGAGATTTGCAACCTGAAAAAGCTGAGGTTGATAATGGAGAAGAGAAAACAGATAATTCAGGTGTTGAAATAAAATTGGAACCTGCATCCACAGGTAGTGGTAATTTATTATTGTCCGATCTACTCCAACAATCTACAGAAAAGAAAGTGGAGGTGGCTGAACGTGTGATTGAAGAGAGGGAACTTACAGTAAGCAAGGAAGCAGCAACGGTGGAAGCTGCAGGAACTATTCAAGCCAAAGAATTAAAAACTGATGAAGTACCTGAAGGAGAGGAACAGAATAAGACCGACTCCGGCTCGGATGCTCCAGTGATGGTGGAAGCACCGAGAGAAGCTGAAACTAAACCACCCAAGAAATCTCAAAACATACTATCAGGTGTTGGATCCAAAGTCAAGAACTCAATTTCTAAGGTGAAGAAAGCAATTACTGGTAAATCTTCTCATCCAAAAGAACCAAAAGCAATATCACCAAAGTGA
- the LOC108460164 gene encoding COP1-interactive protein 1 isoform X1: MATEAEIIPEPISVAKAEEEISKPSLDLKKSEGGVAEPAGMDECLDKATNEELASNNGVEALSAVSQGNPEISKGESFSMSPEVSVTCGMPDQNTIDDTPLKADKILENDGKMSKSEATADHDSSPEEKCGSIVEETSQNADVGSNKQEANLELKKQALSDNHDLIIESSNEANEIVSKDDHSDIVQEKLEEKSIEETKDTEPEKLPAIVGKEESAEATDLIETSAREKDQIISDSIGDTLTSKVAETSEIKDNETTLEISEIAKKENENPHEEATCMHEPAAEVETKLEEVSKELEEHPIADISSSSTGDETMKESTEENESIPLKLTENASPSLEIEDSKKDTEERTLVEGSIDTADRESAPAAAKPEETKLKEAPISDILSSMISDETLKESKKEDQSTPLKVTEKAISSSELEDSNKDAEEKTLVEESIDAADRESAPAAVEPEETKLKAAEADAEEKKQETENVVATEENSLATTEHESVHVDGADNEVEQDKSSQSCEKDMEISREEDGMQDKVPYEHSETPLPQATDEKLMEKADDPTIESKETGPEHLAEESYVHTEQETGECISVAKTSQDEQLSDLGLEKEKIKDGKPSDEAVDSGDTSGMYKDVEKAIQEEGNLAESLAETEVPKGAQDQIPEVINMNDNEGKSKKPIPELSKSQADETITEVQNQESEKQINEELSDKPEVEQNAYEVTKAVILSEEVEDYSSISKECLKEGDSKEQVEAKNLEVEDHSIKDRGASLIVESEDRRQDQESGDPVSTGTKEAESEEKIKDIVDESKHDCQDKSHEIVTEVGAETSLDNTKVNEELVNLSSVKTSLETCESDANQETKDVENPQHELEKIESALEPEVNEVEQAKAVPETSPECLSQSVQTSTATLASVEEIKTTQLSEKIEEQIQEVAEIVKHESSEDSSETKTIEEVSLQKEEETEPKVVSVEETVVDQGLQNEELKDQIQTTSSTLPSKDELSDAKQTAEICLEKEEVDELGDGKKAETGAACAIQVEEPKDQILASALPEAVAGQETTVAQASITEEPTKLETKEDDKTMETEVKEGESPEKIKEQATEIEGASNVEVETSEKAFDNELIKEELVKAIDEENQCDKTNEIIVNEVSKEEVQGVAETSYLTSEPELPVKDGLGEDELKGKLIEDKASETTQTEEQVVEAQKMSENEIAEKQIVCEDKTVGNPAQASVAKIETATVVQEESSLELPKSDPEGTKGSDNQISRELEPIENTEITSSPVKEHVPIDLQDKVAESSEKAEVEDVKEVYLKEAEVGHGGNKITDKSSEEITKKSTSVEDSTEIKELKDEHAGDKTNETSETPILENQNEKLTVEALKDDGSNNNFKKEIVEEDRTVKDHEQAPVAVKEAITVPGEAIEKPEARDLQPEKAEVDNGEEKTDNSGVEIKLEPASTGSGNLLLSDLLQQSTEKKVEVAERVIEERELTVSKEAATVEAAGTIQAKELKTDEVPEGEEQNKTDSGSDAPVMVEAPREAETKPPKKSQNILSGVGSKVKNSISKVKKAITGKSSHPKEPKAISPK; the protein is encoded by the exons ATGGCAACTGAAGCAGAAATCATTCCAGAACCCATTTCTGTAGCG AAAGCAGAAGAGGAGATTAGCAAACCTAGTTTGGATTTGAAGAAATCCGAAGGTGGAGTCGCTGAACCTGCCGGAATGGATGAATGTTTGGACAAAGCAACCAACGAAGAATTAGCCAGTAATAATGGGGTTGAAGCCTTGAGTGCTGTCTCTCAAGGGAATCCAGAAATATCCAAGGGTGAAAGTTTTTCAATGTCACCTGAGGTTTCTGTGACCTGTGGAATGCCAGATCAAAACACAATTGATGACACTCCATTGAAAGCTGATAAGATACTGGAGAATGATGGAAAGATGTCGAAGAGTGAGGCAACTGCAGACCATGATTCTTCTCCGGAAGAGAAATGTGGGAGTATTGTAGAAGAAACAAGCCAAAATGCTGATGTTGGGTCCAATAAACAAGAGGCTAACTTAGAGCTCAAGAAACAAGCTTTAAGTGATAACCATGATCTGATAATTGAAAGCTCGAATGAGGCTAATGAAATAGTTAGCAAGGACGATCACTCTGATATTGTTCAAGAGAAACTTGAAGAGAAAAGCATTGAAGAAACAAAAGACACCGAACCAGAGAAGCTGCCTGCTATAGTGGGAAAGGAAGAGAGTGCTGAGGCAACTGATCTGATTGAAACATCAGCAAGAGAAAAGGACCAAATCATTTCTGATAGCATTGGAGACACCTTAACCTCGAAAGTAGCTGAAACCTCAGAGATCAAGGACAATGAAACAACCTTGGAAATCAGTGAGATCGCCAAGAAAGAGAATGAGAATCCACACGAGGAGGCCACTTGCATGCATGAACCTGCAGCGGAAGTGGAAACAAAGCTTGAAGAG GTGAGTAAAGAACTGGAGGAACATCCTATAGCTGACATCTCGAGTTCATCGACTGGCGATGAAACCATGAAAGAAAGCACAGAGGAAAATGAAAGCATCCCATTGAAGTTAACAGAAAAT GCAAGCCCTTCATTAGAAATTGAAGACTCAAAAAAGGATACTGAAGAGAGAACCTTAGTAGAAGGAAGTATTGATACTGCTGACCGGGAATCAGCACCGGCTGCAGCAAAACCAGAAGAGACAAAGCTAAAGGAAGCTCCTATATCTGACATCTTGAGCTCAATGATTAGTGATGAAACTTTGAAGGAAAGCAAAAAGGAAGATCAAAGCACCCCATTGAAGGTAACAGAAAAG GCAATCTCTTCATCTGAGCTTGAGGACTCAAACAAGGATGCTGAAGAGAAAACCTTAGTAGAAGAAAGTATCGATGCTGCTGACAGGGAATCTGCACCGGCTGCAGTGGAACCAGAAGAGACAAAGCTAAAGGCAGCTGAAGCAGATGCAGAAGAGAAAAAGCAGGAAACAGAAAATGTTGTTGCCACTGAAGAAAACAGCCTAGCAACAACCGAACATGAAAGTGTCCACGTAGATGGTGCAGACAATGAGGTGGAACAGGACAAGTCCTCCCAATCATGCGAGAAGGACATGGAGATATCCAGGGAAGAAGATGGAATGCAGGATAAAGTTCCATATGAGCACTCTGAAACTCCTTTGCCACAAGCAACAGATGAGAAATTAATGGAAAAGGCAGATGATCCAACAATAGAGTCCAAAGAGACTGGGCCGGAGCACTTGGCCGAGGAATCATATGTGCATACAGAACAGGAGACTGGAGAATGCATCTCTGTAGCAAAAACATCGCAAGATGAACAATTATCAGATTTAGGATTGGAAAAAGAGAAGATCAAAGATGGAAAGCCATCAGATGAAGCCGTGGATTCAGGAGACACCTCGGGCATGTACAAAGATGTCGAAAAGGCCATCCAAGAAGAAGGTAATTTAGCTGAGAGCTTGGCAGAAACTGAAGTGCCAAAAGGAGCTCAGGATCAGATTCCCGAGGTCATAAACATGAATGATAATGAAGGAAAAAGTAAGAAACCAATCCCCGAACTGAGCAAGAGCCAAGCTGATGAAACCATCACCGAGGTTCAGAACCAAGAAAGTGAAAAACAGATAAACGAGGAACTGTCAGACAAACCCGAGGTTGAACAAAATGCCTATGAGGTTACCAAGGCTGTCATCTTGTCTGAAGAG GTGGAAGACTACAGTTCCATCTCAAAAGAATGTCTGAAGGAAGGAGACTCGAAGGAACAGGTAGAAGCGAAAAACTTGGAGGTTGAAGATCATTCAATCAAGGACCGAGGAGCATCCCTCATCGTAGAATCGGAAGATAGGAGACAGGATCAAGAGTCTGGAGACCCTGTAAGTACAGGCACCAAAGAAGCAGAATCAGAAGAAAAAATTAAGGACATTGTTGATGAATCCAAGCATGATTGTCAAGACAAGAGTCATGAAATTGTGACAGAAGTCGGAGCTGAGACAAGCTTAGACAACACCAAGGTGAATGAGGAGCTTGTGAATTTGAGCTCAGTCAAGACGAGTCTAGAAACTTGTGAGAGTGACGCTAATCAAGAGACTAAAGACGTCGAAAATCCACAACATGAACTGGAGAAAATAGAATCAGCCTTGGAACCAGAAGTGAATGAAGTTGAACAAGCCAAAGCTGTGCCTGAAACATCACCCGAATGCTTATCTCAAAGTGTTCAAACTTCTACAGCGACGTTGGCTTCCGTGGAAGAAATCAAAACCACACAATTGAGTGAGAAGATAGAAGAACAGATACAAGAGGTTGCTGAAATAGTTAAACATGAGAGTTCGGAGGATTCTTCGGAAACAAAAACAATAGAAGAGGTAAGCTTGCAAAAGGAAGAAGAGACAGAGCCCAAGGTTGTTTCAGTAGAAGAAACCGTAGTTGATCAGGGTCTTCAAAATGAGGAACTCAAAGATCAAATTCAGACAACATCTTCGACATTGCCTTCTAAGGATGAATTATCTGATGCAAAGCAAACAGCAGAGATATGCTTGGAAAAAGAAGAGGTTGATGAGCTTGGAGATGGTAAGAAAGCTGAAACTGGTGCTGCTTGTGCTATTCAAGTGGAGGAACCAAAGGATCAAATTCTAGCTTCAGCATTGCCTGAAGCTGTTGCGGGTCAAGAAACTACTGTTGCTCAAGCTTCAATAACTGAGGAACCAACTAAGCTTGAAACAAAGGAAGATGATAAAACAATGGAAACTGAAGTGAAAGAAGGTGAGAGTCCAGAGAAGATCAAAGAACAAGCAACAGAGATTGAAGGAGCCTCAAATGTTGAAGTTGAGACAAGTGAAAAGGCTTTTGACAATGAATTAATCAAAGAGGAACTTGTCAAAGCAATAGATGAAGAAAATCAGTGTGACAAAACAAATGAAATCATAGTGAATGAAGTTTCAAAAGAAGAG GTTCAGGGAGTTGCTGAAACATCTTATCTGACTTCAGAACCAGAACTGCCAGTGAAAGATGGCCTTGGAGAAGACGAGCTAAAGGGTAAACTGATTGAAGACAAAGCATCGGAAACCACTCAAACTGAAGAG CAAGTTGTGGAAGCTCAAAAGATGAGTGAAAATGAGATAGCTGAAAAGCAGATTGTTTGTGAGGATAAAACTGTTGGAAATCCTGCCCAAGCTTCAGTTGCAAAGATAGAAACCGcaacagtggtacaagag GAGTCAAGCTTAGAATTACCAAAGTCAGATCCAGAAGGCACCAAGGGTTCAGATAATCAGATTTCCAGGGAATTAGAGCCGATTGAAAACACAGAGATAACAAGTTCACCAGTTAAAGAACATGTTCCAATAGATTTGCAGGACAAAGTTGCAGAATCCTCTGAGAAAGCTGAAGTTGAAGATGTCAAAGAGGTTTACCTAAAGGAAGCAGAAGTTGGCCATGGTGGAAACAAAATAACAGACAAATCCAGTGAAGAAATAACCAAGAAGTCTACATCGGTGGAGGATTCAACTGAG ATTAAGGAGCTAAAGGATGAACATGCGGGAGACAAGACAAATGAAACCTCAGAAACCCCAATATTAGAAAATCAAAATGAGAAG CTCACTGTGGAAGCTCTAAAGGACGATGGTTCAAACAACAATTTTAAGAAAGAGATTGTTGAAGAAGATCGAACTGTGAAGGATCACGAACAAGCGCCAGTTGCCGTGAAAGAAGCCATAACT GTTCCAGGAGAAGCCATTGAGAAGCCTGAAGCAAGAGATTTGCAACCTGAAAAAGCTGAGGTTGATAATGGAGAAGAGAAAACAGATAATTCAGGTGTTGAAATAAAATTGGAACCTGCATCCACAGGTAGTGGTAATTTATTATTGTCCGATCTACTCCAACAATCTACAGAAAAGAAAGTGGAGGTGGCTGAACGTGTGATTGAAGAGAGGGAACTTACAGTAAGCAAGGAAGCAGCAACGGTGGAAGCTGCAGGAACTATTCAAGCCAAAGAATTAAAAACTGATGAAGTACCTGAAGGAGAGGAACAGAATAAGACCGACTCCGGCTCGGATGCTCCAGTGATGGTGGAAGCACCGAGAGAAGCTGAAACTAAACCACCCAAGAAATCTCAAAACATACTATCAGGTGTTGGATCCAAAGTCAAGAACTCAATTTCTAAGGTGAAGAAAGCAATTACTGGTAAATCTTCTCATCCAAAAGAACCAAAAGCAATATCACCAAAGTGA
- the LOC108459745 gene encoding cyclin-dependent protein kinase inhibitor SMR6-like translates to MGFSKKSQVDGVLDSEGKKWVIAGIAIRTSLKLINTKPRGKQSGEDDGEEEEEEACSTTPTSKEARIPDKLPCPPPPRKRRPPLRHHYNGVRDFFTPPDLESVFKLRHVEKPI, encoded by the coding sequence ATGGGGTTTTCGAAAAAATCACAAGTGGATGGAGTACTAGATTCGGAAGGGAAAAAATGGGTAATAGCGGGTATTGCTATACGGACATCATTGAAGCTAATAAACACAAAGCCAAGAGGAAAACAAAGTGGAGAAGATGAcggtgaagaagaagaagaagaagcttgTTCAACGACTCCAACTTCAAAAGAAGCAAGAATACCAGACAAATTACCTTGCCCTCCACCGCCAAGAAAACGCAGGCCTCCTTTAAGACACCATTATAATGGAGTTAGGGACTTCTTTACACCTCCTGATTTGGAATCAGTTTTCAAGCTTCGCCATGTCGAGAAACCTATTTGA